From the Streptomonospora nanhaiensis genome, the window AGGCTGTAGCCGTTCTCCAGCGCGGTGGCCAGCACGTAGGGCTTGAACGACGACCCGGCCTGGGCCGAGCCGTTGAACGCGCTGTCGTACTGGTTCTCCATGTAGTCCTTGCCGCCGTAGAAGCCCACGACCTCACCGGTGGAGGGCTCGATGGCGGTCAGCCCGGCCTGGACGCCCTCGGGCATCGCGTCGACGTCGACCGACTGCTCGACGGCCTCCTGCGCCGCCTCCATCAGGTCCTGGTCGAACGTGGTGATGATCTTGTAGCCGCCGCGGTTGATGTTGTCCTCGGTGTAGCCCAGCTCCTCCAGCTCCTTGATGGCCTGCTGGAGCATGTAGCCCTTGTACCCGCTCAGGTCGGTGCTGTTGGCGGGGCGCTGGGCCTTGGGCTCGGGGAACTCCATCTCACCGGCCTCGGCCTCGCTGATGGAGCCGGTCTCGACCATGCCGTCGACGACGTACTGCCAGCGCTGCTCCATCTCGGGCGTGGTGTTGCTGTCGGCCTGGCCGTAGAGGGTCGGCTGCTGGATCGCCGCCGCCAGGAACGCGGCCTCGGCGGCCGTCAGCTCGCCGACGTCCTTGTGGTAGTACGCCTGGGCGGCGGACTGGATGCCGTAGGCGTTGCGGCCGAAGTAGATGGTGTTGAGGTACTGCTCCATCACCCACTTCTTGTCCATGTCCGGGGACTGGTCGACCTTCAGCGCGATGATGATCTCCTGCAGCTTGCGGGAGATCGTCTGGTCGCGGCTGACGCCCTCGAAGTAGTTGCGGACGAACTGCTGGGTGATCGTGGAGCCGCCCTGCACCTGCTGGCCGGTGACGGTGAACCACACGGCGCGGATGGTGCCGGTGAGCGAGACGCCCGGGGAGGTCCAGTAGTCGCGGTCCTCGGCCGAGATGACCGCGTCCTGGACGTGCATGGGGATCTGGTCGTAGTCGACCGGGTCGCGGTCCACGCCGCGCTCGGCGAACTGCGTCTCGCCGTCGGCGTAGTAGAAGGTGGAGCCCTGGTCGACGGCCTCCTGCTTGGCCACGTCGGGCACGGGGATGGTCGCGTAGGCGATCCCGAAGCCGCCGAGCACGAGCACGGCCATGAGCCCCACGCCGACCAGGCCGACGCGGGTGATCCGCCACCACAGCGGCTTCTTGGGCTTCAGCTCGTTGCCGCGCTTTTTCGGGCCCTTGGGGCCCGTGGGTCCCGCGGGACCCGCGGCGCCCTTGGGCTTGCGCGGTCCCCGACCGGGACGCAGCGGTATGCCGCCGCCGCCCGAACGGGCGGAGTGCGGCTGATCGCCGGGGTCACCGGCACCGCCGGTACCGCCGGAGGAGCCGTCACCGGGCCCGCCGGGCGTACCCGCGCCACCGGACCCGCCGGTGGGGGGAAGGCCCGCCCCGCCGCCCTGGCCCGCGGAGGCCGCTCCGGCGGCAGCTGCGGCGCCCGCCGCTCCGGCGGCACCGGCCGCGCCGGCGTTGCGGGCGCCCGGCCACGGCTTGAAGGCGTCGGCGACGCTGGAGCGCTTGGGCGGCTCGCTCCGCGACTCGGCGGAGGGCGCGGTCGGCGGCGCCGCCTCGTCCGCGCCGCCGCCGGGGGCGGTGTCGTCGCCGGACGAGAGGTACGGCGACTGGACGGTCCGCTCCTCCGGGGGCTGGAAGGTCGGGGTGCGGCGCTGGGTCTGCGGATCGTCGGCGCCCTCGGAGCGCGCGGCCGAGGCGGCGGGGTCGGCGGAGGAAGCGGAGGAGCCTTCGGAGGAGGCGGGGGTTTCCGGGGAGGAGGAGGCGGAGGATGCGGAAGACGCTGAGGAGCCTTCGGCGGCGGTTCCCGCGACAGCGGCGGCCGAGGCGCCCGAAGCGGGGGCTGCGGAGGTGGGGGCCGCGTCCGGCTCGCCCGGCGCCGAGGCGCTGGGGCCCGGCAGCTCGGGGGCGAGGGGGGCCTCGACCGTGTCGGCGCCCTGGTCGGTACCGGCCTTCTCCGCCGGGCCGGTCTCCGAGCGCCGCGGCTCGCCCTCGGCACCGGAGTCCTCGTCGTACTCCGCGTAGAACGGCTTCTGCGCGCCGGGGTCCTCCTCGTAGTAGGAGGCGGTGGGCTCACCGGAGCCGCACTCGCCGACGGGGGCCGGGTCGGCGGTCGGGGCCGCGGCGTCGTCGGCCTCGGGCGAGGCGGGCCCCGCCTGCGCGGGCTCGTCGGCGGGGGTCTCCGCGGGGGCGCGCCAGGCGCTGCGGTCGCCGCCCAGGTCGAAGCCCTGCTCGGCGAGGCTGCGGGCGACCCGGTCACGGAAGAAGCTGCCGCTGTCCTTGAAGGCGCTGGCCCCGGAGGCCGAGGCGGCGGCCGCGCCGGCGGACTCGTCCGCGCCGGCGGCCGGTTCGTCCGGCTCCGCGGTCTTTGCGGGCTTCTCGGTGTCCGCGGCGGCCGCGGACCCGGAGGACGGGGCGTCGTCGCCGCGGGCAGCGGAACCGGAAGCGGGGCCGGCGCCCGGCCCGCCTTCGGCGGGGTCGGCACCGGGCTCGCCGGGGCGCGCGGAACCGGCGGACGCCCGCTCGGCGCCCGCCTCGGCCTCCGGCTGCTCGACCGGCTGCCGCTCCGCGGCCTCCCCCTTGTCGGCCGAGGGCTGCTGCGGCAGGTCTTCGTCCTTCTTCCGGGAGGTGTCGTCACTCTCGTTCATCATCGAGGCACCATCGTGTCTGCTCACACGGTCGTCGATCTCTTTGCCAGAATCGCGCCCAGCGGGGCCGTCCCCGCGCGCGGCTTCCCCCGTTGTACGACCATCGTCATCGGGCGTTTCGGTGTGGTGGCGCGGTGTGCTCTTACCGTCGCCGTCGGTGCTGTCACTCAGTTGGCTGCCCCCTGGCACTCTCGAATCGCCCGACTTGCATCACTCGTGAATAAGACGCCTGAACAGGCCGAATCGTTCAACACGAACTTGTTAAGTTCGGCGCTACGGGGGAGGTTGCTGACGCCCGCTCAACACGATACCCGCCCCCTCTGCCCGCCTTACCACGCGGACAGCCGGCGAAAGGTGCAGCCGACATCACAAGGGTCGCCAATCCACCACAGAAAGTGACGATCCAGCGGAGTGGGTAACCGTGGGTGTTCGCCAAACCCATCGTGGCCTGGCCGGGCTCAGCGCCGAGGCAGGGGGCCGGCGGAATCCGGACGTTCCGCAGCGTCGAAATAGACACAAAAAAAGGGGGGACTCCTTATA encodes:
- a CDS encoding transglycosylase domain-containing protein — encoded protein: MMNESDDTSRKKDEDLPQQPSADKGEAAERQPVEQPEAEAGAERASAGSARPGEPGADPAEGGPGAGPASGSAARGDDAPSSGSAAAADTEKPAKTAEPDEPAAGADESAGAAAASASGASAFKDSGSFFRDRVARSLAEQGFDLGGDRSAWRAPAETPADEPAQAGPASPEADDAAAPTADPAPVGECGSGEPTASYYEEDPGAQKPFYAEYDEDSGAEGEPRRSETGPAEKAGTDQGADTVEAPLAPELPGPSASAPGEPDAAPTSAAPASGASAAAVAGTAAEGSSASSASSASSSPETPASSEGSSASSADPAASAARSEGADDPQTQRRTPTFQPPEERTVQSPYLSSGDDTAPGGGADEAAPPTAPSAESRSEPPKRSSVADAFKPWPGARNAGAAGAAGAAGAAAAAGAASAGQGGGAGLPPTGGSGGAGTPGGPGDGSSGGTGGAGDPGDQPHSARSGGGGIPLRPGRGPRKPKGAAGPAGPTGPKGPKKRGNELKPKKPLWWRITRVGLVGVGLMAVLVLGGFGIAYATIPVPDVAKQEAVDQGSTFYYADGETQFAERGVDRDPVDYDQIPMHVQDAVISAEDRDYWTSPGVSLTGTIRAVWFTVTGQQVQGGSTITQQFVRNYFEGVSRDQTISRKLQEIIIALKVDQSPDMDKKWVMEQYLNTIYFGRNAYGIQSAAQAYYHKDVGELTAAEAAFLAAAIQQPTLYGQADSNTTPEMEQRWQYVVDGMVETGSISEAEAGEMEFPEPKAQRPANSTDLSGYKGYMLQQAIKELEELGYTEDNINRGGYKIITTFDQDLMEAAQEAVEQSVDVDAMPEGVQAGLTAIEPSTGEVVGFYGGKDYMENQYDSAFNGSAQAGSSFKPYVLATALENGYSLNSVVDGSSPITVEGSSIANYGDASYGPMTLVDATRESLNTGYVQLAQEVGVDNVRQTAYDVGIPESMIKDEQVVPTIALGVTNVRPIDQASGFGTFANGGEHIEAHVVREIVNKDGENERPEPERNQAVSEETAANVSYALQQVVTGGTGTSAALPDGRPVAGKTGTTDNYVAAWFAGYTPQLSTAVGVYNGNNQPFSMPGWGSLTGGSLPATIWRNFMTQAMEGKDVKEFPAPDYGGQVHDLAPDVATPEPGTSAPPSPVEQEARPEETEPVPPPEPEVPETTLPEEPEFPPPFTPPADPGSEPPPPQ